From the Acidilutibacter cellobiosedens genome, one window contains:
- a CDS encoding DUF5131 family protein: MIKIRGKVIGLSSWNPWHGCHKISPGCQNCYVYRIDAKYERNSSVVAKTGNFDLPLKRNRTGGYKLVGNETVYTCFTSDFFLEDADPWRAEVWQMIRIRHDLHFFIITKRIDRFHVNLPNDWEEGYDNVSICCTVENQDRADYRLPIFLAEPIKHKSIICEPILEFIHLSDYLSSAIEMVTVGGESGDNARICNYDWVLDIREQCLQKGVPFYFKQTGAHFQKDGRLYTIPRKLQHSQAQKAGIDL, translated from the coding sequence ATGATAAAAATACGGGGGAAGGTGATTGGCTTGTCTTCTTGGAATCCTTGGCATGGTTGCCATAAGATCAGCCCAGGATGTCAAAATTGTTACGTGTATCGAATTGACGCAAAGTATGAAAGAAACAGTTCAGTAGTTGCAAAAACAGGTAATTTTGATTTGCCTTTAAAACGCAATAGAACGGGAGGATATAAATTGGTCGGCAACGAAACAGTTTATACCTGTTTTACCTCTGATTTTTTCCTTGAAGATGCAGATCCGTGGAGAGCTGAAGTATGGCAAATGATCCGTATAAGGCACGACTTACATTTTTTTATCATCACAAAGCGAATTGATCGTTTTCATGTAAATCTTCCTAACGATTGGGAAGAAGGCTATGACAATGTTTCTATTTGTTGTACAGTTGAAAATCAAGACAGAGCAGACTATCGGCTTCCCATATTTTTAGCTGAACCGATTAAGCATAAAAGTATTATATGCGAACCAATCTTGGAATTTATTCATCTATCTGATTATCTTTCTTCCGCCATTGAAATGGTTACGGTCGGCGGCGAATCCGGAGATAATGCTCGTATATGTAATTATGACTGGGTATTGGACATCAGAGAACAATGTTTGCAAAAGGGTGTTCCGTTTTATTTTAAACAAACGGGAGCTCATTTTCAAAAAGACGGCAGACTTTATACGATTCCCAGAAAACTTCAGCATTCACAGGCACAAAAGGCCGGGATTGATCTATAA
- a CDS encoding flavodoxin family protein, which translates to MNITVIYGVMHKGSTYHIVKLFLNRLTDDSDKIDEFFLPRDMDQNCCGCFSCFLNGENTCPHFDKVHPIAESLEKADLIILSSPVYVFSISGQLKSLLDHFGYQWMPHRPNKTMFSKVGLVISTVAGAGMKKANQNMKDNLFYWGVPKIYSYGKAVEAIGWDSISHEKKNIIEREVNNLSRKIKKSVGRARPTLKTKIIFSIMGLMQKKSKWNPTDRDYWEKNGWLTGGRPW; encoded by the coding sequence TTGAATATTACTGTAATCTATGGTGTAATGCATAAGGGCAGCACATATCATATCGTCAAATTGTTTTTGAATCGTTTAACTGATGATTCCGATAAAATAGATGAGTTCTTTTTACCAAGGGATATGGATCAGAATTGTTGCGGTTGCTTTTCTTGTTTTCTTAATGGCGAGAATACCTGTCCTCATTTTGACAAGGTGCATCCCATTGCAGAATCATTGGAGAAGGCGGATTTAATCATTCTATCAAGTCCGGTGTATGTATTTTCAATCAGCGGTCAGTTAAAATCATTGCTTGACCACTTCGGCTATCAGTGGATGCCCCATAGGCCCAATAAAACTATGTTTAGCAAAGTTGGTCTTGTAATCTCAACTGTTGCTGGTGCAGGGATGAAAAAGGCCAATCAAAATATGAAAGATAATCTGTTTTACTGGGGTGTTCCAAAGATATATTCCTATGGCAAAGCCGTTGAGGCTATAGGATGGGATAGTATATCCCATGAAAAGAAGAATATAATTGAAAGGGAAGTTAATAATCTTTCGCGAAAGATTAAGAAATCCGTTGGAAGAGCCAGACCTACTCTTAAGACGAAAATTATATTTTCCATTATGGGTCTTATGCAGAAAAAAAGTAAATGGAACCCTACTGACAGGGATTATTGGGAGAAAAATGGATGGCTGACGGGTGGCAGACCTTGGTAG